A part of Chitinimonas koreensis genomic DNA contains:
- the hemW gene encoding radical SAM family heme chaperone HemW yields MSIPIHPHPTYRPAAIQPIGRSHWQLDALPPLSLYIHFPWCVRKCPYCDFNSHEAKTGFDEAGYVEALLRDLEHSLPLIWGRPVHTVFMGGGTPSLFSPAAMETLLAGLRARLKLLPDAEITLEANPGTVEAAKFEGYRAAGINRLSIGIQSFDPGHLQAIGRIHDADEARRAAALARDTFDTFNLDLMFALPGQTLAQALADVETALSFSPTHLSCYHLTLEPNTWFYRHPPELPDDDAAAEMHDAIEARLAAAGFEHYETSAYARPGHAARHNLNYWRFGDYLGIGAGAHGKLSFHDRIIRQARYKQPAAYLKAVAAGNAVQSEDVLGHDALPFEFMLNALRLAEGFAVPLFRERTGLPLNVIEKPLLEAERLGLIERDHQRIRPSERGRRYQNQLLQLFLPA; encoded by the coding sequence ATGAGCATCCCGATCCATCCGCATCCGACCTACCGACCGGCCGCGATCCAGCCGATCGGCCGCAGCCACTGGCAGCTCGACGCGCTGCCGCCGCTGTCGCTCTACATCCACTTCCCTTGGTGCGTGCGCAAGTGCCCCTACTGCGACTTCAATTCGCACGAGGCCAAGACCGGCTTCGACGAGGCCGGCTACGTCGAGGCGCTGCTGCGCGACCTCGAACACAGCCTGCCGCTGATCTGGGGCCGGCCGGTGCATACGGTATTCATGGGCGGCGGCACGCCGAGCCTGTTCTCGCCGGCGGCGATGGAGACGCTGCTGGCCGGCCTGCGCGCGCGGCTCAAACTGCTGCCCGACGCCGAGATCACGCTCGAGGCCAATCCCGGCACGGTCGAAGCCGCCAAGTTCGAGGGCTACCGCGCCGCCGGCATCAACCGGTTGTCGATCGGCATCCAGAGCTTCGACCCCGGCCACCTGCAGGCGATCGGCCGCATCCACGACGCCGACGAAGCGCGCCGCGCCGCCGCGCTGGCGCGCGACACGTTCGACACCTTCAACCTCGACCTGATGTTCGCGCTGCCGGGCCAGACCCTCGCGCAGGCGCTGGCCGACGTCGAGACCGCGCTGTCGTTCTCCCCGACCCACCTGAGCTGCTACCACCTGACGCTGGAACCGAACACCTGGTTCTACCGCCATCCGCCCGAGCTGCCCGACGACGATGCCGCCGCCGAGATGCACGACGCGATCGAGGCGCGGCTGGCCGCGGCCGGCTTCGAGCACTACGAGACCAGCGCCTACGCGCGGCCCGGCCATGCCGCCCGCCACAACCTCAACTACTGGCGCTTCGGCGACTACCTCGGCATCGGCGCCGGCGCGCACGGCAAGCTCAGCTTCCACGACCGCATCATCCGCCAGGCGCGCTACAAGCAGCCGGCGGCCTACCTGAAGGCGGTCGCCGCCGGCAACGCGGTGCAGAGCGAGGACGTGCTCGGCCACGACGCGCTGCCGTTCGAATTCATGCTCAACGCGCTGCGGCTGGCCGAAGGCTTCGCCGTGCCGCTGTTCAGGGAGCGGACCGGCCTGCCGCTCAACGTGATCGAGAAGCCGCTGCTGGAAGCCGAGCGGCTCGGCCTGATCGAGCGCGACCACCAGCGGATCCGGCCGAGCGAACGCGGCCGGCGCTACCAGAACCAGCTGCTGCAGCTGTTCTTGCCCGCTTGA
- a CDS encoding Rid family detoxifying hydrolase, translated as MNKQIIHSDHAPKAVGTYSQAVKVGDTVYLSGQLGLHPVTGELADGFEAQAHQMFQNLRAVAQAAGGDLKDIVKLGVFVIDLANFAKLNEIMGQYFEAPYPARAAIQAAALPKGGLVEADAVLVLG; from the coding sequence ATGAACAAGCAGATCATCCACAGCGACCACGCACCCAAGGCCGTCGGCACCTACTCGCAGGCCGTCAAGGTCGGCGACACCGTCTACCTGTCCGGCCAGCTCGGCCTCCACCCGGTGACGGGCGAACTGGCCGACGGCTTCGAAGCCCAGGCCCACCAGATGTTCCAGAACCTGCGCGCGGTGGCCCAGGCCGCCGGCGGCGACCTCAAGGACATCGTCAAGCTCGGCGTGTTCGTGATCGACCTGGCCAACTTCGCCAAGCTCAACGAGATCATGGGCCAGTACTTCGAAGCGCCCTACCCGGCCCGCGCGGCGATCCAGGCCGCGGCGCTGCCCAAGGGCGGCCTGGTCGAGGCCGACGCGGTGCTGGTGCTCGGCTGA
- a CDS encoding ABC transporter permease — translation MSVTPISGFSPPPDMFKFLLLPVAVAVLYQLGPNTRLYRTLFLEELGKDYVRTARAKGLSEIAVLLRHVLRNSLIPIITSAGLLLPALLAGSILLETFFGIPGLGTFTVDGINNQDFSIVRAMVFFGSFLYVATYLLTDFAYAWTDPRVRLQ, via the coding sequence ATGAGCGTGACGCCGATCTCGGGCTTCTCGCCGCCGCCGGACATGTTCAAGTTCCTGCTGCTGCCGGTGGCGGTGGCGGTGCTGTACCAGCTCGGCCCCAACACCCGGCTGTACCGGACGCTGTTCCTCGAGGAGCTGGGCAAGGACTACGTGCGCACCGCGCGCGCCAAGGGCCTGTCGGAGATCGCCGTGCTGCTGCGCCACGTGCTGCGCAACTCGCTGATCCCGATCATCACCTCGGCCGGCCTGCTGCTGCCGGCGCTGCTGGCCGGCTCGATCCTGCTGGAGACCTTCTTCGGCATCCCGGGCCTGGGCACCTTCACGGTGGACGGCATCAACAACCAGGATTTCTCGATCGTGCGGGCGATGGTGTTCTTCGGCTCCTTCCTCTACGTCGCGACCTACCTGCTGACCGACTTCGCCTACGCCTGGACCGACCCGCGGGTGCGGCTGCAATGA
- a CDS encoding ABC transporter permease: MLLLARSRRIAPGAAWRVLARGESRYPLRSVLATTAVLCVLSCVALSLASEYHVFGTDRVGNDLFYVVLKSIRTALVIGTMSTLVTMPIAVGLGIMAGYLRGWVDDVIQYVYTVINSIPYVLLIAAAVLILMVFIDNHADLFPTAAERTDARLFFLCVILGMTSWTDLCRLIRGEVIKLREAEYIQAAQAFGVGTWRILSVHLLPNVMHLILISLVINFSGLVLAEAVLSYVGIGVDPSMQSFGTLINTARLELSREPTIWWTLATAFTFMFTLVLSANLFSDSIRDAFDPRAIHR; the protein is encoded by the coding sequence GTGCTGCTGCTGGCGCGCAGCCGCCGGATCGCCCCGGGCGCGGCCTGGCGCGTGCTGGCGCGCGGCGAGAGCCGCTACCCGCTGCGCAGCGTGCTGGCGACCACCGCGGTGCTGTGCGTGCTGAGCTGCGTGGCGCTGTCGCTGGCCTCGGAATACCACGTGTTCGGCACCGACCGGGTCGGCAACGACCTGTTCTACGTGGTGCTCAAGAGCATCCGCACCGCGCTGGTGATCGGCACCATGTCGACGCTGGTGACCATGCCGATCGCGGTCGGCCTCGGCATCATGGCCGGCTACCTGCGCGGCTGGGTCGACGACGTGATCCAGTACGTCTACACGGTGATCAACTCGATCCCCTACGTGCTGCTGATCGCCGCCGCGGTGCTGATCCTGATGGTGTTCATCGACAACCACGCCGACCTGTTCCCGACCGCGGCCGAGCGCACCGACGCGCGGCTGTTCTTCCTCTGCGTGATCCTCGGCATGACCAGCTGGACCGACCTGTGCCGGCTGATCCGCGGCGAGGTGATCAAGCTGCGCGAGGCCGAGTACATCCAGGCCGCCCAGGCCTTCGGCGTCGGCACCTGGCGCATCCTCAGCGTCCACCTGCTGCCCAACGTGATGCACCTGATCCTGATCAGCCTGGTCATCAACTTCTCCGGCCTGGTGCTGGCCGAGGCGGTACTGAGCTACGTCGGCATCGGCGTCGACCCGTCGATGCAGAGCTTCGGCACGCTGATCAACACCGCGCGGCTCGAGCTGTCGCGCGAACCGACCATCTGGTGGACGCTGGCGACGGCCTTCACCTTCATGTTCACGCTGGTGCTGTCGGCGAACCTGTTCTCCGATTCCATCCGGGATGCCTTCGATCCCCGGGCGATTCACCGTTGA
- a CDS encoding dipeptide ABC transporter ATP-binding protein — MLKLDQLRTEIHSSQGIVVAVDGVSLSIEPGETFALVGESGSGKSVTALSISRLLPDNACIAAGDVRLGDVRLADLPEREMRHYRGRRIAMIFQEPATSLNAVLTVGRQLVEAIETHTALRGKEARAKAIDWLRRVGIPEPERRIDTYPFQMSGGQKQRVMIAMALATEPELLIADEPTTALDVTVQKQILDLLLDLQRERGMAMLLITHDLGVVAQVADRVGIMYAGELVELGSKRDFFAHPRHPYAVRLLGALPDVDKRGHLLEAIAGSVPALNQSFTGCRFAPRCYSATARCRAETVPMYPQPTPAGDAAHAVRCFVYAPADPVALVTPPEREPAPRAVPKQSDAPPLLSVRDLRVRFPIRSGLLQRVTGHVDAVHEVSFDLRPGETLALVGESGSGKTTTGKAILQLLRGSAVVDGSAVLHGERDIDLMRAGPRELHVARRQMQIIFQDPFGSLNPRMRVGEILEEGIQSLRPDLDAAARRERIKGLLDQVSLPLVSLTKYPHEFSGGQRQRIAIARALAVDPKLIVCDEPTSALDVSVQAQILNLLKDLQRELGVAYLFITHNIGVVEYLADQIAVMKNGRIVEAGRCSELLGAPSHDYTRTLLAAVPRAKLEDEAEMTAPVSA; from the coding sequence ATGTTGAAACTCGACCAACTCCGCACCGAGATCCATTCCAGCCAGGGCATCGTCGTCGCCGTCGACGGCGTCAGCCTGTCGATCGAGCCGGGCGAGACCTTCGCGCTGGTCGGCGAATCGGGCTCGGGCAAGTCCGTCACCGCGCTGTCGATCAGCCGCCTGCTGCCCGACAACGCCTGCATCGCCGCCGGCGACGTGCGCCTGGGCGACGTCAGGCTGGCCGACCTGCCCGAGCGCGAGATGCGCCACTACCGCGGCCGCCGCATCGCGATGATCTTCCAGGAGCCGGCCACCAGCCTCAACGCGGTGCTCACCGTCGGCCGCCAGCTGGTCGAGGCGATCGAGACCCATACCGCGCTGCGCGGCAAGGAGGCGCGCGCCAAGGCGATCGACTGGCTGCGCCGGGTCGGCATCCCCGAGCCCGAGCGGCGCATCGACACCTACCCGTTCCAGATGTCGGGCGGCCAGAAGCAGCGCGTGATGATTGCCATGGCGCTGGCCACCGAGCCCGAGCTCTTGATCGCCGACGAGCCGACCACCGCGCTCGACGTAACGGTGCAGAAGCAGATCCTCGACCTGCTGCTCGACCTGCAGCGCGAGCGCGGCATGGCCATGCTGCTGATCACCCACGACCTCGGCGTGGTGGCCCAGGTGGCCGACCGCGTCGGCATCATGTACGCGGGCGAGCTGGTCGAGCTCGGCAGCAAGCGCGACTTCTTCGCCCACCCGCGCCACCCCTACGCGGTGCGGCTCTTGGGCGCGCTGCCCGACGTCGACAAGCGCGGCCACCTGCTCGAAGCGATCGCCGGCAGCGTGCCGGCGCTGAACCAGAGCTTCACCGGCTGCCGCTTCGCGCCACGCTGCTACTCGGCCACCGCGCGCTGCCGCGCCGAGACGGTGCCGATGTATCCGCAGCCGACCCCGGCCGGCGACGCCGCCCACGCGGTACGCTGCTTCGTCTACGCGCCGGCCGACCCGGTCGCGCTGGTGACGCCGCCCGAGCGCGAACCGGCGCCGCGCGCGGTGCCCAAGCAGAGCGACGCGCCGCCGCTGCTCAGCGTGCGCGACCTGCGCGTGCGTTTCCCGATCCGCTCGGGCCTGCTGCAGCGCGTGACCGGCCACGTCGACGCGGTGCACGAGGTCTCGTTCGACCTGCGCCCCGGCGAGACGCTGGCGCTGGTCGGCGAATCGGGTTCGGGCAAGACCACCACCGGCAAGGCCATCCTGCAGCTCTTGCGCGGCAGCGCGGTGGTCGACGGCAGCGCGGTGCTGCACGGCGAGCGCGACATCGACCTGATGCGCGCCGGCCCGCGCGAACTGCACGTGGCGCGGCGGCAGATGCAGATCATCTTCCAGGATCCGTTCGGCTCGCTGAACCCGCGCATGCGGGTGGGCGAGATCCTCGAGGAAGGCATCCAGTCGCTGCGTCCCGACCTCGATGCGGCTGCCCGGCGCGAGCGCATCAAGGGCCTGCTCGACCAGGTGAGCCTGCCGCTGGTGTCGCTGACCAAGTATCCGCACGAATTCTCGGGCGGCCAGCGCCAGCGCATCGCCATCGCCCGCGCGCTGGCGGTCGATCCCAAGCTGATCGTCTGCGACGAGCCGACCTCGGCGCTCGACGTCTCGGTGCAGGCGCAGATCCTCAACCTGCTCAAGGATCTGCAGCGCGAGCTCGGCGTGGCCTACCTGTTCATCACCCACAATATCGGCGTGGTCGAATACCTGGCCGACCAGATCGCGGTGATGAAGAACGGCCGCATCGTCGAGGCCGGCCGCTGCAGCGAGCTACTGGGCGCGCCGAGCCACGACTACACCCGCACGCTGCTGGCGGCGGTGCCGCGGGCCAAGCTGGAGGACGAGGCGGAGATGACGGCGCCGGTATCGGCCTGA
- a CDS encoding DCC1-like thiol-disulfide oxidoreductase family protein: MDTMARAQGDVWLVYDGECPVCTTYCRYVRIREAVGQLHLIDARQPGALMDEITAAGLDIDQGMVVKFRDAIYYGPDAIRVLTLLSTPSGLFNRINYRLFGSRLGARVFYPLGKAFRTLVLKLLGIRYIENLKRPPAG; the protein is encoded by the coding sequence ATGGACACGATGGCGCGAGCCCAGGGAGACGTCTGGCTGGTGTACGACGGCGAATGCCCGGTCTGCACCACCTATTGCCGCTACGTGCGCATCCGCGAGGCGGTCGGCCAGTTGCACCTGATCGATGCACGGCAGCCCGGCGCGCTGATGGACGAGATCACCGCGGCCGGCCTCGACATCGATCAGGGCATGGTCGTCAAATTCCGCGACGCGATCTATTACGGCCCCGATGCGATCCGGGTGCTGACCCTGCTCAGCACGCCGTCCGGCCTGTTCAACCGGATCAACTACCGGCTGTTCGGCTCGCGCCTGGGCGCCCGGGTGTTCTACCCGCTGGGCAAGGCGTTCCGGACGCTGGTGCTCAAGCTGCTGGGCATCCGCTACATCGAGAACCTCAAGCGGCCGCCCGCGGGCTAG
- a CDS encoding metalloregulator ArsR/SmtB family transcription factor, translated as MNIDHVFEALASTPRRKILSYLSAAPLTAGEIAERFEMSKPALSKHLKILEHAGLVRSERKGQFVQYSLADDNLLARLHDCLATFCPVGGPLKRESAELAKGKPSENAN; from the coding sequence ATGAACATCGATCACGTCTTCGAAGCGCTCGCCTCCACGCCGCGGCGCAAGATCCTGTCCTATCTCTCGGCCGCGCCGCTGACGGCCGGCGAGATCGCCGAACGCTTCGAGATGAGCAAGCCGGCGCTCTCCAAGCACCTCAAGATCCTCGAGCACGCCGGACTGGTCCGCAGCGAGCGCAAGGGCCAGTTCGTGCAGTACAGCCTGGCCGACGACAACCTGCTGGCCCGGTTGCACGACTGCCTCGCCACCTTCTGCCCGGTCGGCGGACCGCTGAAGCGCGAAAGCGCCGAGCTGGCCAAGGGCAAGCCATCCGAGAACGCGAACTAG
- the ubiG gene encoding bifunctional 2-polyprenyl-6-hydroxyphenol methylase/3-demethylubiquinol 3-O-methyltransferase UbiG, whose translation MPAIDNAIYDRIATTWWEEDGFMALLRTVLNPPRFAYFEHLLRGRLGMPAAGLRVLDVGCGGGLLSERFAALGCEVTGIDRSRPTLDAARAHAERAGLPIRYQEACAEALPFAAGEFDLVICCDVLEHVDDLDAVVAEIARVLKPGGLFFFDTINRTLRSRLIAVQLAQNCALTRLLPRDVHVWDKFIRPAELAERLERHGLPAVEFRGLSPRGNPFKLLLALLQRKLGRIGYAELGRRIGLAVGRDLSISYLGYAIRTQRG comes from the coding sequence ATGCCTGCCATCGACAATGCCATCTACGACCGGATCGCCACGACCTGGTGGGAAGAGGACGGCTTCATGGCCCTGCTGCGCACCGTGCTGAATCCGCCGCGCTTCGCCTACTTCGAACACCTGCTGCGCGGCCGCCTGGGCATGCCGGCGGCCGGGCTGCGGGTGCTCGACGTCGGCTGCGGCGGCGGCCTGCTGTCCGAACGGTTCGCCGCACTGGGCTGCGAAGTGACCGGCATCGACCGCTCGAGGCCCACGCTCGATGCGGCGCGCGCCCACGCCGAACGCGCCGGGCTGCCGATCCGCTACCAGGAAGCCTGCGCCGAGGCCTTGCCGTTCGCCGCCGGCGAATTCGACCTGGTGATCTGCTGCGACGTGCTGGAGCACGTCGACGACCTCGACGCGGTGGTGGCCGAGATCGCCCGCGTGCTGAAGCCGGGCGGCCTGTTCTTCTTCGACACCATCAACCGTACGCTGCGCAGCCGGCTGATCGCCGTCCAACTGGCGCAGAACTGCGCGCTGACCCGGCTGCTGCCGCGCGACGTCCATGTCTGGGACAAGTTCATCCGGCCGGCCGAACTGGCCGAAAGGCTGGAACGGCACGGCCTGCCCGCGGTGGAATTCCGCGGCCTGTCGCCGCGCGGCAACCCGTTCAAACTGCTGCTCGCCCTGCTCCAGCGCAAGCTCGGCCGCATCGGCTACGCCGAGCTGGGCCGGCGGATCGGCCTGGCGGTCGGCCGCGACCTGTCGATCAGCTACCTGGGTTACGCCATCCGCACGCAACGGGGCTGA
- a CDS encoding PEP-utilizing enzyme, with amino-acid sequence MTQTLYLLAGNGGAADWWDDVLPHFRRYRPQPIELPGFGDNPQPPLADLAAYAEALLAQTAPGGAIFAVGVNALVVLHALQRRPGHFARTVLLAPVGAFLWQRRLPALMSPWPVRKLAHLLLGHCPRLFARKFSAQRWSAAQYRRMGRGYARCRAFLPYWDLVRADTALPLLEWIADPVELVWGEADAVLGREQAAAWSAILARAALTVDLRAGWGHYPWIDAPAAFAAWLEAGEAGFVAHGKGGRLQLAALAGLPVPAAITVADAADARLAPLLAGHSGARWAVRSSSAAEDQADRANAGLSATYLRVPAAEVAARVEMLKRRGVEAVVVQRFVEPRLSGIAFVRHLAAEVEWVEGHLEALADGRAEPQRAVLSRLGGEWADGDFRPGHGLGRGALWGFLQAVLRVFHYVPGDIEWAWDGERLWLLQYRPISDYGWRRHLTSANIGEILPPQPSRLVEYAQRRAAASIPAVMARWDARVLADNEPFTARFGGASYINDDLFLARLADWGLPSRAYAGEIGGSVPALPWRPGRLLRSLPLFRRMQSASRAALAELEPGLHRFDAELAALQSAGADGQALADWFVRFYVFVVQGNLCIGTALAGSGGAWLGTPPTVYRALADAPHRLPWETDPATPRPPAAELPLQPRPAWPSAVRLAHRLGLPGLRGYYLQLREWYRDNLMRIFFRLHHAMPAADRAAWFAPHPALRDRRGGFWQDGRRDDNQAAGFVIHPGGAEGILGRDILLEDALDPGRYADYRAAHAVIARMGGRLSHGATLLRELGKPSAVLPEADPAWLGRRVRYRDGVLMPAD; translated from the coding sequence ATGACCCAGACCTTGTACCTGCTGGCCGGCAACGGCGGCGCCGCCGATTGGTGGGACGACGTCCTGCCGCATTTCCGCCGCTACCGGCCGCAGCCGATCGAGCTGCCCGGCTTCGGCGACAACCCGCAGCCGCCGTTGGCCGACCTGGCCGCCTATGCCGAGGCGCTGCTGGCGCAGACCGCGCCGGGCGGCGCGATCTTCGCCGTCGGCGTCAACGCGCTGGTGGTGCTGCATGCCTTGCAGCGCCGGCCCGGCCATTTCGCCCGCACCGTGCTGCTGGCGCCGGTCGGCGCCTTCCTGTGGCAGCGGCGGCTGCCGGCGCTGATGTCGCCCTGGCCGGTACGCAAGCTGGCGCACCTGCTGCTCGGCCACTGCCCGCGGCTGTTCGCCCGCAAGTTCTCGGCGCAGCGCTGGAGCGCGGCGCAATACCGCCGCATGGGGCGCGGCTATGCGCGCTGCCGTGCCTTCCTGCCGTATTGGGACCTAGTCCGGGCCGATACCGCGCTGCCCCTGCTCGAATGGATCGCCGACCCGGTCGAGCTGGTGTGGGGCGAGGCCGACGCCGTGCTCGGCCGCGAGCAGGCGGCGGCCTGGTCGGCCATCCTGGCGCGGGCGGCGTTGACGGTGGACCTGCGCGCCGGCTGGGGCCACTACCCGTGGATCGACGCGCCGGCCGCCTTCGCCGCCTGGCTGGAGGCGGGCGAGGCCGGCTTCGTCGCCCACGGCAAGGGTGGCCGATTGCAATTGGCGGCGCTGGCCGGCCTGCCGGTACCGGCGGCGATCACCGTGGCCGATGCCGCCGATGCGCGGCTGGCTCCGCTGCTGGCTGGCCACTCCGGCGCGCGCTGGGCGGTGCGTTCGTCGAGCGCGGCCGAGGACCAGGCCGACCGCGCCAACGCCGGCCTGAGCGCCACCTATCTGCGCGTGCCGGCCGCCGAGGTGGCGGCGCGGGTCGAGATGCTGAAGCGCCGAGGCGTCGAAGCGGTGGTGGTGCAGCGCTTCGTCGAGCCGCGGCTGTCGGGCATCGCCTTCGTACGCCACCTGGCGGCCGAGGTCGAATGGGTCGAGGGCCATCTCGAAGCGCTGGCCGACGGCCGCGCCGAGCCGCAACGGGCGGTGCTGTCGCGGCTCGGCGGGGAGTGGGCGGACGGCGATTTCCGGCCGGGCCACGGGCTGGGCCGCGGCGCGCTGTGGGGCTTCCTGCAAGCGGTGCTGCGGGTCTTCCACTACGTGCCTGGCGACATCGAGTGGGCCTGGGACGGCGAGCGGCTGTGGCTGCTGCAATATCGCCCGATCAGCGACTACGGCTGGCGCCGGCACCTCACCAGCGCCAACATCGGCGAGATCCTGCCGCCGCAGCCCAGCCGGCTGGTGGAATACGCCCAGCGCCGCGCGGCGGCCAGCATCCCGGCGGTCATGGCGCGCTGGGACGCGCGCGTGCTGGCGGACAACGAGCCGTTCACCGCGCGCTTCGGCGGTGCCAGCTATATCAACGACGATCTGTTCCTGGCGCGCCTGGCCGACTGGGGCCTGCCGTCGCGCGCCTACGCCGGCGAGATCGGCGGCAGCGTGCCGGCGCTGCCCTGGCGGCCCGGCCGGCTGTTGCGCAGCCTGCCGCTGTTCCGCCGCATGCAATCCGCCAGCCGCGCGGCGCTGGCGGAGCTGGAGCCGGGCCTGCACCGCTTCGATGCCGAGCTGGCTGCCTTGCAGTCGGCCGGTGCCGATGGCCAGGCGCTGGCCGACTGGTTCGTCCGTTTCTACGTTTTTGTGGTGCAGGGCAATCTGTGCATCGGTACGGCGCTGGCCGGCAGCGGCGGCGCGTGGCTCGGCACGCCGCCGACGGTCTATCGCGCGCTGGCCGACGCGCCGCACCGGCTGCCGTGGGAGACCGATCCGGCCACGCCGCGACCGCCCGCCGCCGAGCTGCCGTTGCAGCCGCGGCCCGCCTGGCCGTCGGCCGTGCGGCTGGCGCACCGGCTGGGCTTGCCGGGCTTGCGCGGCTACTACCTGCAATTGCGCGAGTGGTACCGCGACAACCTGATGCGCATCTTCTTCCGCCTGCATCACGCCATGCCGGCGGCCGACCGGGCCGCCTGGTTCGCGCCGCACCCGGCGCTGCGCGACCGCCGCGGCGGCTTCTGGCAGGACGGCCGGCGCGACGATAACCAGGCCGCCGGCTTCGTGATCCATCCCGGCGGCGCGGAGGGCATATTGGGCCGCGACATCCTGCTCGAAGACGCGCTCGATCCGGGCCGCTATGCCGATTACCGCGCCGCGCATGCCGTCATCGCCCGCATGGGCGGCCGGTTGTCGCATGGCGCCACGCTGCTGCGCGAACTGGGCAAGCCGTCGGCGGTGCTGCCCGAGGCCGATCCGGCCTGGCTGGGGCGGCGGGTGCGCTACCGCGATGGCGTGCTGATGCCGGCGGACTGA
- a CDS encoding DUF4166 domain-containing protein: MQTLSPLYFRLLGDDFGRLDPLLQRFHSTPGLAWRGETRVAWGEQPLLRTLLRLGRLPREGEAQPVEVVLAEQGGGECWQRNFAGRRMHSHQHADAAGLVESFGPWSLRLDNQVEAGTLHQISRTTRCLGLPLPARLGLRVLAREWAVGERFHFDVAIGWGAGPCCTTPAGCWRRRIEMPIVERRATLRAGQAEAFAASQDYARRRDWDPFAARLERAADGVVTVTARHGLRMRVEYLAWRPPERAAIPWWTDRAAWLRSPAPGPTCRAATAWSRRASATGSRPRAAGAGWSR; the protein is encoded by the coding sequence TTGCAGACCCTGTCTCCGCTCTACTTCCGCCTGCTCGGCGACGATTTCGGCCGGCTCGACCCGCTGCTGCAGCGCTTCCATTCGACGCCGGGCCTGGCCTGGCGCGGCGAGACGCGCGTCGCCTGGGGCGAGCAGCCGCTGCTGCGGACCCTGCTGCGGCTCGGCCGCCTGCCGCGCGAGGGCGAGGCGCAGCCGGTCGAGGTGGTGCTGGCGGAGCAGGGCGGCGGCGAATGCTGGCAGCGCAACTTCGCCGGCCGCCGCATGCATTCCCATCAGCATGCCGACGCGGCCGGCCTGGTCGAATCGTTCGGGCCATGGTCGCTGCGGCTGGACAACCAGGTCGAGGCCGGAACGCTGCACCAGATCAGCCGCACCACGCGCTGCCTGGGCCTGCCGCTGCCGGCCCGGCTGGGATTGCGGGTACTGGCGCGCGAATGGGCGGTGGGCGAGCGTTTCCATTTCGACGTCGCCATCGGTTGGGGCGCTGGCCCTTGCTGCACTACACCGGCTGGCTGCTGGCGCAGGAGGATTGAGATGCCGATCGTCGAACGACGCGCCACCCTCCGCGCCGGCCAGGCCGAGGCCTTCGCCGCCTCGCAGGACTATGCGCGCCGCCGTGACTGGGATCCGTTCGCCGCGCGGCTCGAACGCGCGGCCGACGGCGTGGTGACGGTCACCGCCAGGCATGGCCTGCGCATGCGGGTCGAATACCTGGCCTGGAGGCCGCCCGAACGCGCCGCCATCCCATGGTGGACGGACCGCGCTGCCTGGCTGCGTTCGCCGGCACCTGGGCCTACCTGCCGCGCGGCGACGGCCTGGTCGAGGCGCGCTTCCGCTACCGGATCGAGGCCGCGCGCGGCTGGCGCTGGCTGGAGCCGCTGA